A stretch of the Erinaceus europaeus chromosome 1, mEriEur2.1, whole genome shotgun sequence genome encodes the following:
- the LOC132541729 gene encoding cytochrome c oxidase subunit 6B1-like — protein MEDDIKTKIKNFKTAPFDSRFPNQNQTKNCWQNYLDFHRCEKAMTAKGGDVSVCQWYQRVYKSLCPISWVSNWNDQRAEDTFPGKI, from the coding sequence ATGGAAGATGACATCAAGACCAAAATCAAGAATTTTAAGACTGCCCCATTTGACAGCCGTTTCCCCAACCAGAACCAAACCAAGAACTGCTGGCAGAACTACTTGGATTTCCATCGCTGTGAGAAGGCAATGACAGCTAAAGGGGGTGATGTCTCTGTGTGCCAGTGGTACCAGCGTGTATACAAGTCCCTCTGCCCCATATCCTGGGTATCCAACTGGAACGACCAACGGGCAGAAGACACATTCCCGGGGAAGATCTGA